The sequence CCGTGCAGCTTGTATACGCGGGCCGCTAGACCGCTGCGATCGAATGTTCCGGGGCTCCACCAACCAGTCGCTCCTCCATCGAGCCCGTCCGAGGAAGGGCGCCGCTCCAATGCTAAGGCGTCCTCAAGTACGGTGTCGTAGTTCAAGACGAGGTAATCCACTACCTGACCAGACGTAGATTTCCCTGGCCGCAGGGGGCGATGCACAGCTCGAACAAAATGTTGGTGGGTTTCAATGGACACCTTCTTTAGTTCAATGACGGTCGCGATACCCAGCTTGATTTGATCGGCGGCCGCCCGTAACTGCGCTTCGCTATAGGAGACTCCCCCCAGAGAGATCTCTTTATTTGATGCACCTCGCGAGGTCCTTCGGTCAGCGATAGCGAGCAGGTCGATCAGCTCGCTCAAGTAGTCCTCAATGTTCGGGCTAACGGCACCATCGAAGAGTTCGCGAATTGCAGTAAGAATTGTTTTCGTGGTGTCGTCGAGCTTGTCGCTGTTGAGGGCCTTCTCAGTCAGTTCGGCTGTCAGGGGTAAGCCTGCGCACCTACTGCAGCCAGCTCCGATCAAGAACGCGCGACCAGTTTGGGCGGCCTTCTGCAGCTCTTCGAACTTTTCGATGGCCGCGACGAAACGCTTCTCACCAAGAAGAGCGGAAAGATCGTCGCGTACTGTCATGCTCTAGCCTCCTCAACGAATTGCTCGGTGTCCTTCCTGCTCCCGATTGTGCCGACTTGTTACAAAATCACCATTGCCCCAACAAACCGGCCGCGACGGCGACCCCGGCTCAAATCGTCGCCCTTCTTTGTCAGCGGTAATCAATAACTTTCTTCGTAAGGGCGACGAGTCGGCGCTTCACTCCAATCTTCGGATTCAGCGCGAGAGCTCGCCCGTATAGTGCGATTGCCTCCGGCAACTCGCCCAACTGTTCATGTAGGATGCCCGACAGCTTCAACGCATGCGCGTGCCAATCAGGATAGCCGTCGGCACCCTTCTGGATCGCCAGTTCTACCGACTTAAGCAACATACGACATCTCGGTGGGTCTATAGACGCGCCGCTGACTTTGAGTAGATCCTCAACCGTCATGATCAGCGTAGAGAAGTCGCCCCACTTCAGCTTGTCGGCCAACCATCTATCTCGATCGAGAAACTCACCGTCGAAAGAGTAGGCCCACTTTGGATCGGCATAGTCTTGGTACGCGCGGCCGCCATAAACGAGGAATAGCTTTCTCGTCGGAGCCTCGAATTCGTAACCGCTCGCCGCCCCGGATTGCGGTCGCCACTGAGCAATCACGAGCTTCTGAGACAGATCGAACAGCGTTAGCAAATTTGCATCTTCATTATCGCTGTACAGTGTCTGACAGACAGCAAGAGATCCATCGAGAGAAATGCCACTCTTGTCCAGATTTGCTCTGAAGCGCTTGCTCAGTATTGCGGAGCCATTCAACTCGAAGGCGTAGAAGATACCCTTGAGCCCGTCACCGAAGAGCCAGTCATTGATGACGAACCTGCCGTTGTCAGCAACCTTTCCATCGTTCGGTCGCTGCATGCGTCCGTGAGCCAGAACACTTTCGCCATCAAGGAGGACATAGTCGCCTTCGCCCTTATCGCGATGGCCCCCTACGTAACCGGCTGGATCGCTGTCGCGCCATGCAATCGTGTATCTTCCGTTTGCAGAACGGGCGTATTGACCGAAAAAATCCAGGGATTTGATGCGGAGAAACGTCTCGTCGTACACGAGATCAATGGCGGGCTGCATCTTTTCTGAACCGTTTCTTCGAGTAAACGGCCACATACAATTTCCTTCGGCGTTGCTTCAACGATATGCAGTTTGCGGTCGATACGCTACCCTGAAGTCATGACGGTAATGACCTTCCGGATGTGCTGAAGAATCGGGATGCGCAGGAACATGAAGATGGAGATTATTTGCGGGAGAAATGACCTCTTTTACACCAGGACGCGACGATCCGGCCTAGGAGGATTATCGCGTTCGAGCCTCTCTCTCCTCGCTGTTGAAACCGACCGGGCTTAGAAGGGTTTTCCACCATTCCTCGATTGGGGGCGCATCTTGCGCAGAACGCTTGTCGTCCATAGCCGCAACGCTTGGCGCAGCTACCGCACCCAGGCCGCCCTGCATTCCCGACAGGGCCTCCAGCTCTTCACTATCGAGCAACTAGCGGCGCGTCTGGCTGGAGGGTTCTTCCAACCGATTGACCCCGACGACCTGAAGACCGCCGTCGGGGAGGCTCTGGCGACGCCCTTGGGCGAGCTTGACGTGATCAAGGCGCTGCCCGGTTTTCAGAGGGCCGCTGCCGCGACCTTGGCCAAGGCTTGGACCGCAGGGCTGGACCTTGCAGCAGAAATCGCTGCGGCAAGCGATCCAACGGCAACGGCGCGCCTTGATTCTTTGGCTACCCTCGAGACGGCGGTGCTCGCACGCCTGCCCAAGAGCCAGCTCCGCCCGCACGATCTCGTTACCGCCGCCTTGGAGCGTGTCTGCTACGCGCCCACGCTTTTCGGCAGAATCGAAGTCCACGGGCGAACAGAAATGTCGCCGGTCTGGCGGCCGCTGCTGGCCGCGATCGCGCGAGAGACTGAGATCGTTTGGATCGCCGAAGCGAGACGCGTTCCGGAATGGCTATCTTCGACTGGGATCCCGGTAGAAGCGCGAGCGCCGGAGCGGCCGACCACCATCGCAATTTCATGTGCGAGTCCGCGACATGAGATTTTGGAGGCGTGGCGCTGGGCACGCTGGCATCTTGCCCAGGGAGCGTCTCCGCAAGAGATCGCGATCGCTGCGGCCGCGCCAGACGCTTGGGACGATCACATGCTGGCGCTGGCTGAATGCGCAAATCTTCCGATTCATTTCGTTCACGGGCGTGCGGCACTTTCAACTCCCCAAGGTCAGCTTGCCGCCGCGCTGGCCGAAATTCTCTTGCGTGGTTTCTCGCGAACGCGGCTCGTCCGCCTCATTGCACTCTTGCGCTCGCAAAGCCCCCGCTCTTCGTCCTTGCCGGGTGACTGGTGGCGCGCCTTGCCCGAAAATGCGCCTTTACTTGATGCCGCGCGTTGGAGACGCGCGATCTCGGCGCTGACACCAGAGAGTTTTTCTGATGGTACAGACCACCGGCCGCTGCTCCGAGAAATCGTCGAAACTCTCAGCAAGGGGCTCAACGAAGCGGCAGAGATCGGCCAACTGCTTCTTGCAGCAAAAGCGCTAACTGTCTGGCGCAAAGCGCTGACAGAAGGGCCACCCGCTGCGCTCGACGTAACGCTCACTGGCCTGCGCGTTGACGATGGTGTGGAGCCTGATACTGCCATACTTTGGGCTCCGGCGTCCGCGGTTGCGGCCGTCCCGCGCCCGCTCACTTGGCTGGTTGGCCTGACTTCGCGATCGTGGCCGCGGCGTGCGACCGAAGACCCAATACTCCCTGACCACATAATCGCTACGGCTCGCCTCGATCCGCTGCCAGTACATCAGGCCGACCGACGCGATTTTCTGACGATTCACGACATGACAAGTCGCGAACTTGTCTGTTCGCGGGCGCGGCGCGACAGCGGGGGGCGGCTACACGGAATGTCTCCCCTCTACCCGCGCGGTGTGAACGAGGTCTATCTCGCTCAAAGCCGAGAACCCGAGCATGCGGCAAGTGCCGGCGACCGTTTGCTGGCGCGCCCCGACGAGTTCGCGGGGCTGCCGCTTGCGATGTCAGCGCTCCAGACGTGGATCGACTGGTATCGAGAGCAAATCACGGGTCACGACGGGTTAGTGAGGCCGAACCATCCACTGCTTCTCCGGGCGCTTGACCGGCGGCAATCGGCAACCTCCCTGGTAAAGCTGCTGCGCGACCCTTTGGGATATCTGTGGACCTACGGTTTTGGATGGGCCGAACCCGAAGAGACCGACGAGCCGCTGACACTCGACCCGCTTGCGTTCGGCAATCTCCTGCACGAGATTCTTGAAGGAGCGGTGACTTGGCTCGAAAGTGCCGGCTCTGGTGGATTTGCTGGCGCTTCAGCTCAGGACGTCAGGCGGGCCGTCGAAACCGCTGCGGAAATGGTTGCCACTCGTTGGGATGAGAACCGGCCGGTGCCACCTCCTGTCGTCTGGAAACGCAAGCGTGCGGAGGCAGTTGAATTGGCTGTCATCGCTCTATCCGAGCACGATGACGGACTGCCCGATCAGCATAGCTGGGCTGAAATTCCGTTTGGTGGAGACCCAAAAGCCGACGACCTTAGCGAAGGAGTGCGTTCGGCGCTCCCATGGGACCCGATCGAGCCGGTGATTATCCCCGGTACTGCCATCCGCATCGGCGGGTCGATTGACCGCCTCGATCTCGCTGGCGACGGAAGCCGCGCTCGCGTCACCGACTACAAATCAGGAAAGCTCGGTGGCGGCAAGCCTCCTCAACTAAGGGGCGGAGCTGAGTTGCAGCGGTGCCTCTACGCTTACGCGGTCAAGGCGCTTGTCGCCGGCCACCCGCAGGTAGACGCCCGACTCGTTTATCCGCGCAAGGACGGCCAAGTGCTACTGCTTGAGAATCCTGAGGGAACGCTTGAAAAGCTTGCCGCATTTCTTACTGCTGCCAGTGCCTCCTTCGCTGCGGGCACTGCGCTCCCAGGCCCAGCTGCTGAAGAGACCTGGTATGACTTGGCGTTAGCCCTGCCCGGCGGCGCGACGGAGAGTTATCTTGCGGCTAAATTGCGGCTGGTCGCACAAGAGCTTGCTGCGATCGCACCGCTATGGGGAGACCCTTGAGATGCCGCAAGAATCCGCACTTGAGCGCCTCCCCGATGCTTCGGCACGCTTGGCCGCCTTGGCGGACCATCATCGCACTCTCGTCGTTGAAGCCGGCGCAGGCAGCGGCAAGACTGCTCTCATGGCGGGGCGAGTTGCCCTCCTTCTGGCTGCCGGCGTTCATCCGAACGGCATCGTCGCCATAACCTTCACCGAGGCAGCCGCCTCAGAACTTCTTGAGCGCATTGAGCGCTTTGTGCAGGAACTTCTCGGCGGCCAAGTCCCCGTGGAACTTTCAGAGTCCTTGCCCGAAGGGCTAACCAATGCGCAAAGGCAGAACCTTGAGAGCGGGATTGACGCTCTTGACGAAATCACATGTACGACAATTCACGGCTTCTGCCAGCAGTTGATAAAGCCG comes from Candidatus Binatus sp. and encodes:
- a CDS encoding SIR2 family protein, which codes for MTVRDDLSALLGEKRFVAAIEKFEELQKAAQTGRAFLIGAGCSRCAGLPLTAELTEKALNSDKLDDTTKTILTAIRELFDGAVSPNIEDYLSELIDLLAIADRRTSRGASNKEISLGGVSYSEAQLRAAADQIKLGIATVIELKKVSIETHQHFVRAVHRPLRPGKSTSGQVVDYLVLNYDTVLEDALALERRPSSDGLDGGATGWWSPGTFDRSGLAARVYKLHGSIDWCEFPGDPLPRRVAASLEIEAANERRILIWPASTKYRETQLDPFAQLWERARRVLRPSRGSQCVLVVCGYRFGDTHINLELDRALRESAGDLTIVVFTSDNEPAGQLKEWHNDDDVKEQVIVFANRGFFHGTQSESATNDLLWWKFENITRLLGGER
- a CDS encoding tetratricopeptide repeat protein; this encodes MWPFTRRNGSEKMQPAIDLVYDETFLRIKSLDFFGQYARSANGRYTIAWRDSDPAGYVGGHRDKGEGDYVLLDGESVLAHGRMQRPNDGKVADNGRFVINDWLFGDGLKGIFYAFELNGSAILSKRFRANLDKSGISLDGSLAVCQTLYSDNEDANLLTLFDLSQKLVIAQWRPQSGAASGYEFEAPTRKLFLVYGGRAYQDYADPKWAYSFDGEFLDRDRWLADKLKWGDFSTLIMTVEDLLKVSGASIDPPRCRMLLKSVELAIQKGADGYPDWHAHALKLSGILHEQLGELPEAIALYGRALALNPKIGVKRRLVALTKKVIDYR
- a CDS encoding PD-(D/E)XK nuclease family protein, whose amino-acid sequence is MRRTLVVHSRNAWRSYRTQAALHSRQGLQLFTIEQLAARLAGGFFQPIDPDDLKTAVGEALATPLGELDVIKALPGFQRAAAATLAKAWTAGLDLAAEIAAASDPTATARLDSLATLETAVLARLPKSQLRPHDLVTAALERVCYAPTLFGRIEVHGRTEMSPVWRPLLAAIARETEIVWIAEARRVPEWLSSTGIPVEARAPERPTTIAISCASPRHEILEAWRWARWHLAQGASPQEIAIAAAAPDAWDDHMLALAECANLPIHFVHGRAALSTPQGQLAAALAEILLRGFSRTRLVRLIALLRSQSPRSSSLPGDWWRALPENAPLLDAARWRRAISALTPESFSDGTDHRPLLREIVETLSKGLNEAAEIGQLLLAAKALTVWRKALTEGPPAALDVTLTGLRVDDGVEPDTAILWAPASAVAAVPRPLTWLVGLTSRSWPRRATEDPILPDHIIATARLDPLPVHQADRRDFLTIHDMTSRELVCSRARRDSGGRLHGMSPLYPRGVNEVYLAQSREPEHAASAGDRLLARPDEFAGLPLAMSALQTWIDWYREQITGHDGLVRPNHPLLLRALDRRQSATSLVKLLRDPLGYLWTYGFGWAEPEETDEPLTLDPLAFGNLLHEILEGAVTWLESAGSGGFAGASAQDVRRAVETAAEMVATRWDENRPVPPPVVWKRKRAEAVELAVIALSEHDDGLPDQHSWAEIPFGGDPKADDLSEGVRSALPWDPIEPVIIPGTAIRIGGSIDRLDLAGDGSRARVTDYKSGKLGGGKPPQLRGGAELQRCLYAYAVKALVAGHPQVDARLVYPRKDGQVLLLENPEGTLEKLAAFLTAASASFAAGTALPGPAAEETWYDLALALPGGATESYLAAKLRLVAQELAAIAPLWGDP